The proteins below come from a single Cricetulus griseus strain 17A/GY chromosome 6, alternate assembly CriGri-PICRH-1.0, whole genome shotgun sequence genomic window:
- the LOC100758794 gene encoding olfactory receptor 4K3-like, translating into MDGGNQSVVSEFILWGLAHSQSVQVLLFVMFLILYLLIVSGNIVILVLIITDSHLHSPMYFLLANLSFIDMWLSSITTPKMISDFLRENKTISFSGCMSQVFFSHCIAAGEMVLLVVMAYDRYVAICKPLHYFTIMNLKRCTGLVLTSWTTGFIHGISYMVAIVRLPYCGLNEIDSFFCDMPLVIKLACIDSHDLHTLMNADCGVVAVTCFILLLISYTYILITVRQSSKSGASKALSTCSAHITVVMIFFVPCIFIYVWPLNITWLDKFFAVFYSVFTPLLNPAIYTLRNKEMKNAMKRFISNFLHPKGTSL; encoded by the coding sequence ATGGATGGAGGCAATCAGTCTGTGGTGTCAGAATTTATACTATGGGGACTTGCCCACTCACAGAGTGTTCAGGTCTTACTCTTTGTGATGTTTTTGATACTTTATCTGCTCATTGTGTCTGGAAATATTGTCATCCTTGTTTTAATCATCACTGACTCCCATCTCCATTCCCCCATGTACTTCTTGTTGGCCAATCTGTCCTTCATTGATATGTGGCTTTCTTCTATCACCACTCCAAAGATGATATCAGACTTTCTCAGAGAAAATAAGACCATTTCCTTTTCAGGCTGCATGTCCCAGGTCTTCTTTTCCCATTGCATTGCTGCAGGAGAGATGGTGTTGTTAGTTGTAATGgcttatgaccgctatgtggccatctgcaaacCACTCCATTACTTCACCATTATGAACCTGAAAAGATGCACTGGGTTGGTGTTGACTTCTTGGACAACTGGATTTATACATGGTATAAGTTACATGGTAGCGATTGTGCGATTGCCATATTGTGGCCTCAATGAAATTGATAGTTTTTTCTGTGACATGCCATTGGTAATAAAGTTAGCCTGCATAGATTCTCATGATTTACATACATTAATGAATGCTGACTGTGGGGTTGTGGCTGTAACCTGCTTCATTCTGTTGCTCATATCCTACACATATATCCTTATCACTGTTCGACAGAGCTCTAAATCTGGTGCATCTAAGGCTCTGTCCACATGCAGTGCCCACATCACAGTGGTGATGATCTTTTTTGTACCCTGCATCTTCATCTATGTGTGGCCCCTCAATATCACCTGGTTGGACAAATTTTTTGCTGTGTTCTACTCTGTTTTCACACCTCTCCTAAACCCAGCCATTTATACACTGAGaaataaagagatgaaaaatGCAATGAAAAGGTTCATAAGCAACTTTTTGCATCCCAAAGGAACTTCCTTGTAG